A section of the Thermodesulfobacteriota bacterium genome encodes:
- the xseB gene encoding exodeoxyribonuclease VII small subunit, translated as MKSFEDAVEELKAIIDKLESGNVSLEESLSVFEKGVELITFCHKKLNEVEKRVQILVENADGQILPKDFDSEE; from the coding sequence ATGAAATCGTTCGAGGATGCTGTTGAAGAACTTAAGGCGATCATCGATAAGCTAGAGAGCGGAAATGTATCGCTTGAAGAATCACTTTCCGTTTTTGAAAAAGGCGTAGAACTGATAACCTTCTGCCATAAAAAACTTAACGAGGTAGAGAAAAGAGTTCAAATCCTGGTCGAGAACGCAGACGGCCAGATATTGCCGAAGGATTTCGATTCGGAAGAGTAG